The following proteins are co-located in the Syngnathus scovelli strain Florida chromosome 5, RoL_Ssco_1.2, whole genome shotgun sequence genome:
- the tmem192 gene encoding transmembrane protein 192 isoform X1, whose translation MESGGPFYNQAGSSVDMTRSEEDSLVDGPLISADALHAAIRREFHSVPTACHAILLSLLHVVYVVLSVCVAVLCVLKLGQEEVCASILGSVRGDSAVVFGKVALWVLVLVFTRCAQYHHGRARNRGYLRFYRSTSTLKQLPLAVHSAGNVMLLVVMAARLPVDVHIYVLIGVLALELLVALPCLIYYTVKVMIFNTKRAAPDVSQEEHSHNFNVASLPTETGFREGSCLEEVVEKQADLIEYLKQHNSLLSRRLLNLTAQH comes from the exons ATGGAGTCCGGGGGACCCTTTTATAAT CAGGCAGGCTCTTCGGTGGACATGACTCGCAGCGAGGAGGATTCCCTGGTGGACGGGCCGCTCATTTCAGCAGATGCCCTCCACGCCGCCATCAGGAGAGAATTTCACAGCGTGCCCACCGCCTGCCACGCCATCCTGCTGTCTCTGCTGCAT GTGGTGTACGTGGTTCTGTCCGTGTGCGTGGCCGTGCTGTGCGTGTTAAAACTGGGCCAGGAGGAGGTGTGCGCCAGCATCCTAGGGTCCGTACGGGGTGACAGCGCGGTGGTCTTCGGCAAGGTGGCCCTGTGGGTGCTGGTTCTGGTGTTCACCCGCTGCGCCCAGTACCACCACGGCCGGGCCCGCAACCGAGGCTACCTGCGTTTCTACAGAAGCACCAGCACGCTCAAGCAGCTTCCTCTCGCCGTGCACTCCGCAG GGAACGTAATGCTGTTGGTCGTCATggcggcgcggctgccggttgaCGTGCACATCTACGTGCTGATCGGCGTGTTGGCTTTGGAGCTTCTTGTGGCGTTGCCTTGCCTCATCTACTATACAG TCAAAGTGATGATCTTCAACACGAAGCGAGCGGCGCCCGACGTCAGCCAGGAAGAACACTCGCACAACTTCAACGTGGCTAGCTTACCCACGGAGACGGGATTCCG AGAGGGTTCCTgcctggaggaggtggtggaGAAGCAGGCGGATCTGATCGAGTACCTGAAGCAGCATAACAGCTTGCTGAGCAGGAGGCTGCTCAACCTCACCGCCCAGCACTGA
- the tmem192 gene encoding transmembrane protein 192 isoform X2 codes for MESGGPFYNAGSSVDMTRSEEDSLVDGPLISADALHAAIRREFHSVPTACHAILLSLLHVVYVVLSVCVAVLCVLKLGQEEVCASILGSVRGDSAVVFGKVALWVLVLVFTRCAQYHHGRARNRGYLRFYRSTSTLKQLPLAVHSAGNVMLLVVMAARLPVDVHIYVLIGVLALELLVALPCLIYYTVKVMIFNTKRAAPDVSQEEHSHNFNVASLPTETGFREGSCLEEVVEKQADLIEYLKQHNSLLSRRLLNLTAQH; via the exons ATGGAGTCCGGGGGACCCTTTTATAAT GCAGGCTCTTCGGTGGACATGACTCGCAGCGAGGAGGATTCCCTGGTGGACGGGCCGCTCATTTCAGCAGATGCCCTCCACGCCGCCATCAGGAGAGAATTTCACAGCGTGCCCACCGCCTGCCACGCCATCCTGCTGTCTCTGCTGCAT GTGGTGTACGTGGTTCTGTCCGTGTGCGTGGCCGTGCTGTGCGTGTTAAAACTGGGCCAGGAGGAGGTGTGCGCCAGCATCCTAGGGTCCGTACGGGGTGACAGCGCGGTGGTCTTCGGCAAGGTGGCCCTGTGGGTGCTGGTTCTGGTGTTCACCCGCTGCGCCCAGTACCACCACGGCCGGGCCCGCAACCGAGGCTACCTGCGTTTCTACAGAAGCACCAGCACGCTCAAGCAGCTTCCTCTCGCCGTGCACTCCGCAG GGAACGTAATGCTGTTGGTCGTCATggcggcgcggctgccggttgaCGTGCACATCTACGTGCTGATCGGCGTGTTGGCTTTGGAGCTTCTTGTGGCGTTGCCTTGCCTCATCTACTATACAG TCAAAGTGATGATCTTCAACACGAAGCGAGCGGCGCCCGACGTCAGCCAGGAAGAACACTCGCACAACTTCAACGTGGCTAGCTTACCCACGGAGACGGGATTCCG AGAGGGTTCCTgcctggaggaggtggtggaGAAGCAGGCGGATCTGATCGAGTACCTGAAGCAGCATAACAGCTTGCTGAGCAGGAGGCTGCTCAACCTCACCGCCCAGCACTGA
- the marchf1 gene encoding E3 ubiquitin-protein ligase MARCHF8 isoform X2: MPVHQITVVPARENGKSASRPKDRNEGSQAKTPGRSGSRSSNISKASNSTAGQTSKTSVTPSSQDICSVVHLSRVEEDVSELPTPIDNKTSRRAPMTVPSAARGPSAPAPKKQVKRRHRRKRNSFDPLEAKNPHRHETRTEDPSRVPPTRFRCLDSTSEDEKPVSRSWTKEKSRRARHRSQSKSGEDVTEVMELQSLGSDEMKDDRPLVVDDGVKNRRGLSSSGNSSLRESLPSMDKEPSAPNSSSEDDDELITKKYQEKGAGLGDMSAPTPQKRCGANGAPPHVCSDDSELEVCRICHCEGDEECPLIMPCHCTGSLSFVHQACLYQWIKSSDTRCCELCKFDFIMETKLKPLRKWEKLHMTKSERRKIYCSVMFHLIAIVCMLWSVYILIKRTTEEIKLGKNGVLEWPFWTKLIVVAIGFTGGLIFMYIQCKVYLQLWRRLKAFNRIITVQNCPDKNRLDIGKPQAVAEGTAVPPDSDAAGHNPV; the protein is encoded by the exons ATGCCTGTACACCAGATTACGGTGGTCCCAGCCAGGGAGAACGGCAAGAGCGCCTCTCGGCCCAAAGACAGGAATGAG GGCTCCCAGGCCAAGACCCCTGGTCGCTCAGGCAGTCGATCCAGCAACATCTCCAAG GCGAGCAACTCGACAGCGGGACAAACCAGCAAGACGTCCGTCACTCCGTCTTCTCAGGATATTTGCAG TGTTGTCCACTTGAGCCGTGTTGAGGAGGATGTGTCCGAATTGCCCACCCCCATTGACAACAAGACCTCGCGACGAGCTCCCATGACGGTTCCTAGCGCCGCCCGGGGCCCCTCAGCCCCGGCCCCGAAGAAGCAGGTGAAGCGCCGCCATCGCCGGAAGAGGAACAGCTTCGACCCATTGGAGGCCAAAAACCCGCACCGCCACGAAACCCGGACGGAGGACCCCTCACGGGTTCCCCCGACACGCTTCCGCTGCCTGGACTCCACCTCGGAGGACGAGAAGCCGGTGAGCCGCAGCTGGACTAAGGAGAAATCCAGACGGGCTCGACACCGCAGCCAGAGCAAGAGCGGCGAGGACGTGACGGAGGTGATGGAGTTGCAATCGCTGGGCTCCGACGAGATGAAGGACGACCGACCCCTGGTGGTGGACGACGGCGTGAAAAATCGACGCGGCCTCAGTAGCAGCGGGAACAGCTCGCTGAGGGAAAGCTTGCCCAGTATGGACAAGGAGCCAAGTGCGCCCAACAGCTCGTCGGAAGACGACGATGAGCTGATCACTAAAAAGTATCAGGAGAAGGGGGCGGGGCTCGGGGACATGTCAGCGCCCACTCCTCAGAAACGCTGCGGCGCCAACGGCGCCCCGCCTCACGTCTGCTCTGATGACTCCGAGTTGGAGGTGTGCAG GATCTGCCATTGCGAGGGCGACGAGGAGTGCCCGCTCATCATGCCCTGCCACTGCACGGGCAGCCTCAGCTTCGTGCACCAAGCGTGTCTCTACCAGTGGATCAAGTCGTCGGACACCCGCTGCTGCGAGCTCTGCAAGTTTGATTTCATCATGGAGACCAAACTCAAACCTCTGCGCAAG TGGGAGAAGTTACACATGACCAAGAGTGAGAGAAGGAAGATCTACTGCTCCGTGATGTTCCACCTCATAGCCATAGTCTGCATGCTGTGGTCCGTCTACATCCTGATCAAGAGAACCACAGAGGAGATCAAACTGGGCAAGAACG GTGTGCTGGAGTGGCCCTTCTGGACCAAACTGATCGTGGTGGCCATCGGTTTCACGGGGGGCCTCATCTTCATGTACATCCAGTGCAAGGTCTACCTGCAGCTGTGGCGCCGCCTCAAGGCCTTCAACCGCATCATCACTGTGCAAAACTGCCCCGATAAAAACCGGCTCGACATCGGGAAGCCGCAGGCGGTCGCCGAGGGGACCGCGGTGCCGCCGGACTCGGACGCGGCAGGGCATAATCCCGTTTGA
- the marchf1 gene encoding E3 ubiquitin-protein ligase MARCHF8 isoform X1: protein MPVHQITVVPARENGKSASRPKDRNEGSQAKTPGRSGSRSSNISKASNSTAGQTSKTSVTPSSQDICSVVHLSRVEEDVSELPTPIDNKTSRRAPMTVPSAARGPSAPAPKKQVKRRHRRKRNSFDPLEAKNPHRHETRTEDPSRVPPTRFRCLDSTSEDEKPVSRSWTKEKSRRARHRSQSKSGEDVTEVMELQSLGSDEMKDDRPLVVDDGVKNRRGLSSSGNSSLRESLPSMDKEPSAPNSSSEDDDELITKKYQEKGAGLGDMSAPTPQKRCGANGAPPHVCSDDSELEVCRICHCEGDEECPLIMPCHCTGSLSFVHQACLYQWIKSSDTRCCELCKFDFIMETKLKPLRKWEKLHMTKSERRKIYCSVMFHLIAIVCMLWSVYILIKRTTEEIKLGKNEEFWRISLLKYYTPQGVLEWPFWTKLIVVAIGFTGGLIFMYIQCKVYLQLWRRLKAFNRIITVQNCPDKNRLDIGKPQAVAEGTAVPPDSDAAGHNPV, encoded by the exons ATGCCTGTACACCAGATTACGGTGGTCCCAGCCAGGGAGAACGGCAAGAGCGCCTCTCGGCCCAAAGACAGGAATGAG GGCTCCCAGGCCAAGACCCCTGGTCGCTCAGGCAGTCGATCCAGCAACATCTCCAAG GCGAGCAACTCGACAGCGGGACAAACCAGCAAGACGTCCGTCACTCCGTCTTCTCAGGATATTTGCAG TGTTGTCCACTTGAGCCGTGTTGAGGAGGATGTGTCCGAATTGCCCACCCCCATTGACAACAAGACCTCGCGACGAGCTCCCATGACGGTTCCTAGCGCCGCCCGGGGCCCCTCAGCCCCGGCCCCGAAGAAGCAGGTGAAGCGCCGCCATCGCCGGAAGAGGAACAGCTTCGACCCATTGGAGGCCAAAAACCCGCACCGCCACGAAACCCGGACGGAGGACCCCTCACGGGTTCCCCCGACACGCTTCCGCTGCCTGGACTCCACCTCGGAGGACGAGAAGCCGGTGAGCCGCAGCTGGACTAAGGAGAAATCCAGACGGGCTCGACACCGCAGCCAGAGCAAGAGCGGCGAGGACGTGACGGAGGTGATGGAGTTGCAATCGCTGGGCTCCGACGAGATGAAGGACGACCGACCCCTGGTGGTGGACGACGGCGTGAAAAATCGACGCGGCCTCAGTAGCAGCGGGAACAGCTCGCTGAGGGAAAGCTTGCCCAGTATGGACAAGGAGCCAAGTGCGCCCAACAGCTCGTCGGAAGACGACGATGAGCTGATCACTAAAAAGTATCAGGAGAAGGGGGCGGGGCTCGGGGACATGTCAGCGCCCACTCCTCAGAAACGCTGCGGCGCCAACGGCGCCCCGCCTCACGTCTGCTCTGATGACTCCGAGTTGGAGGTGTGCAG GATCTGCCATTGCGAGGGCGACGAGGAGTGCCCGCTCATCATGCCCTGCCACTGCACGGGCAGCCTCAGCTTCGTGCACCAAGCGTGTCTCTACCAGTGGATCAAGTCGTCGGACACCCGCTGCTGCGAGCTCTGCAAGTTTGATTTCATCATGGAGACCAAACTCAAACCTCTGCGCAAG TGGGAGAAGTTACACATGACCAAGAGTGAGAGAAGGAAGATCTACTGCTCCGTGATGTTCCACCTCATAGCCATAGTCTGCATGCTGTGGTCCGTCTACATCCTGATCAAGAGAACCACAGAGGAGATCAAACTGGGCAAGAACG AGGAATTTTGGCGGATTTCTCTCCTGAAGTACTATACCCCCCAGG GTGTGCTGGAGTGGCCCTTCTGGACCAAACTGATCGTGGTGGCCATCGGTTTCACGGGGGGCCTCATCTTCATGTACATCCAGTGCAAGGTCTACCTGCAGCTGTGGCGCCGCCTCAAGGCCTTCAACCGCATCATCACTGTGCAAAACTGCCCCGATAAAAACCGGCTCGACATCGGGAAGCCGCAGGCGGTCGCCGAGGGGACCGCGGTGCCGCCGGACTCGGACGCGGCAGGGCATAATCCCGTTTGA
- the tma16 gene encoding translation machinery-associated protein 16 isoform X1, with amino-acid sequence MPKTQKKGKAPEKVVHPYSRKAAYLAREEIRLRKKDRHKVEKAARLNNIGEKLLWFQTQLDPEKTTYTMKDACDIIERYLQRFDGELEQIELVNGIKGRKGRLHGAREDFIKQTIERERALFHGAGFEIPDFINTKNLKTFREWTGDLKKLPNIKFTKVSNTGVEVKDKKDQKNDKEEQKDNKEEELGDNDEDSDEELDENILMSNSD; translated from the exons ATG CCTAAGACGCAGAAGAAGGGAAAAGCCCCGGAGAAGGTTGTGCATCCGTACAGTCGGAAAGCAGCCTACTTGGCCCGGGAAGAAATACGACTCAGGAAGAAAGACCG ACACAAAGTTGAAAAAGCTGCCCGTCTGAATAATATTG GTGAGAAGCTGTTATGGTTTCAGACCCAGTTGGACCCAGAAAAGACTACGTACACTATGAAGGATGCTTGTGACATCATCGAAAG GTACCTGCAACGATTTGACGGCGAGCTGGAGCAGATCGAGCTGGTCAACGGCATCAAGGGCCGGAAGGGGCGTCTCCACGGCGCCAGGGAGGACTTCATCAAGCAAACCATCGAGCGCGAGCGGGCGCTGTTTCACGGCGCCGGGTTCG AGATCCCAGACTTCATCAACACGAAAAATCTCAAAACATTCAG GGAATGGACGGGAGATCTGAAGAAACTTCCTAACATTAAATTCACGAAGGTTTCCAACACTGGTGTGGAAGTCAAGGACAAAAAAGACCAGAAGAATGACAAagaggaacaaaaggacaacaaAGAAGAAGAGTTGGGCGATAATGATGAAGATagtgatgaagagttggacgaaAACATTCTGATGTCTAACtccgactaa
- the tma16 gene encoding translation machinery-associated protein 16 isoform X2 yields MPKTQKKGKAPEKVVHPYSRKAAYLAREEIRLRKKDRHKVEKAARLNNIGEKLLWFQTQLDPEKTTYTMKDACDIIERYLQRFDGELEQIELVNGIKGRKGRLHGAREDFIKQTIERERALFHGAGFEIPDFINTKNLKTFREWTGDLKKLPNIKFTKVSNTGVEVKDKKDQKNDKEEQKDNKEEELGDNDEDSDEELDENILMSNSD; encoded by the exons CCTAAGACGCAGAAGAAGGGAAAAGCCCCGGAGAAGGTTGTGCATCCGTACAGTCGGAAAGCAGCCTACTTGGCCCGGGAAGAAATACGACTCAGGAAGAAAGACCG ACACAAAGTTGAAAAAGCTGCCCGTCTGAATAATATTG GTGAGAAGCTGTTATGGTTTCAGACCCAGTTGGACCCAGAAAAGACTACGTACACTATGAAGGATGCTTGTGACATCATCGAAAG GTACCTGCAACGATTTGACGGCGAGCTGGAGCAGATCGAGCTGGTCAACGGCATCAAGGGCCGGAAGGGGCGTCTCCACGGCGCCAGGGAGGACTTCATCAAGCAAACCATCGAGCGCGAGCGGGCGCTGTTTCACGGCGCCGGGTTCG AGATCCCAGACTTCATCAACACGAAAAATCTCAAAACATTCAG GGAATGGACGGGAGATCTGAAGAAACTTCCTAACATTAAATTCACGAAGGTTTCCAACACTGGTGTGGAAGTCAAGGACAAAAAAGACCAGAAGAATGACAAagaggaacaaaaggacaacaaAGAAGAAGAGTTGGGCGATAATGATGAAGATagtgatgaagagttggacgaaAACATTCTGATGTCTAACtccgactaa
- the tmem154 gene encoding transmembrane protein 154 isoform X2, with protein MSAPRLSSTSMRDRHRNTPLFLLLLWLLTNTWTRTVSSQDEVIEEESQTVGIFTDQQVVEDTKTFEPTLSSPNATPSSELSTTQGSVLDPASAPEELGSGVDSRVITDNVNLLDTTLSPRKAEGLSITIILIPVALVVFIIVSVMFALFLRRRFKMEAAVHESTKDDPYLDGSSTEKVPMPMFEEDVPSVLELEMEELDQWMIKDG; from the exons ATGTCCGCCCCGAGGCTTTCTTCTACTAGCATGAGAGACCGACACAGGAATACCCCACTGTTCCTGCTCCTGTTGTGGctcctcacaaacacctggaccAGAACag TGTCAAGCCAAGATGAGGTGATTGAAGAAGAAAGCCAAACAGTGGGAATATTCACAGACCAACAAGTCGTGGAGGACACGAAAACTTTCG AGCCGACATTATCCAGCCCCAATGCTACGCCATCATCGGAGCTCTCAACCACCCAGGGCAGTGTCTTGGATCCAG cctctGCACCAGAAGAGCTTGGCTCAGGAGTGGACAGTCGAG TGATTACAGATAATGTCAATTTGCTGGACACGACCTTGAGCCCCCGGAAGGCCGAAGGTCTCAGCATCACCATCATCCTCATCCCGGTGGCCCTGGTGGTCTTCATCATCGTCAGCGTCATGTTCGCCCTCTTCCTCAGGCGCAGGTTCAAAATGGAGGCTGCCGTTCATG agTCCACAAAGGATGATCCATATCTGGATGGCTCCAGTACAGAGAAAGTACCAAT GCCTATGTTTGAAGAAGACGTTCCTTCAGTGCTGGAGCTGGAGATGGAAGAACTGGACCAGTGGATGATCAAAGACG GTTGA
- the tmem154 gene encoding transmembrane protein 154 isoform X1 → MSAPRLSSTSMRDRHRNTPLFLLLLWLLTNTWTRTVSSQDEVIEEESQTVGIFTDQQVVEDTKTFEPTLSSPNATPSSELSTTQGSVLDPASAPEELGSGVDSREVITDNVNLLDTTLSPRKAEGLSITIILIPVALVVFIIVSVMFALFLRRRFKMEAAVHESTKDDPYLDGSSTEKVPMPMFEEDVPSVLELEMEELDQWMIKDG, encoded by the exons ATGTCCGCCCCGAGGCTTTCTTCTACTAGCATGAGAGACCGACACAGGAATACCCCACTGTTCCTGCTCCTGTTGTGGctcctcacaaacacctggaccAGAACag TGTCAAGCCAAGATGAGGTGATTGAAGAAGAAAGCCAAACAGTGGGAATATTCACAGACCAACAAGTCGTGGAGGACACGAAAACTTTCG AGCCGACATTATCCAGCCCCAATGCTACGCCATCATCGGAGCTCTCAACCACCCAGGGCAGTGTCTTGGATCCAG cctctGCACCAGAAGAGCTTGGCTCAGGAGTGGACAGTCGAG AAGTGATTACAGATAATGTCAATTTGCTGGACACGACCTTGAGCCCCCGGAAGGCCGAAGGTCTCAGCATCACCATCATCCTCATCCCGGTGGCCCTGGTGGTCTTCATCATCGTCAGCGTCATGTTCGCCCTCTTCCTCAGGCGCAGGTTCAAAATGGAGGCTGCCGTTCATG agTCCACAAAGGATGATCCATATCTGGATGGCTCCAGTACAGAGAAAGTACCAAT GCCTATGTTTGAAGAAGACGTTCCTTCAGTGCTGGAGCTGGAGATGGAAGAACTGGACCAGTGGATGATCAAAGACG GTTGA